The following proteins are encoded in a genomic region of Astatotilapia calliptera chromosome 22, fAstCal1.2, whole genome shotgun sequence:
- the elmo1 gene encoding engulfment and cell motility protein 1 isoform X5: MQVVREQIMRALTAKPNSLDQFKSRLQNLSYTEILKIRQSERMNQEDFQSRPILELREKIQPEIMELIKQQRLNRLCEGTCFRKISSRRRQDKFWYCRLSPNHKVLHYGDLEESPQGEVPHDSLQDKLPVADIKAVITGKDCPHMKEKGALKQNKEVLELAFSVLYESDEYLNFIAPDKHEYCVWTDGLNALLGKEMTSEYTKSDMDTLLSMEMKLRLLDLENIQIPEAPPPIPKEPSNYDFVYDCN, from the exons ATGCAGGTGGTGAGGGAGCAGATCATGCGAGCACTCACTGCCAAGCCTAATTCCCTGGACCAGTTCAAGAGCCGCCTGCAGAACCTGAGCTACACAGAGATCCTGAAGATACGTCAGTCAGAAAGGATGAATCAGGAAGACTTCCAGTCCCGCCCCATCCT GGAGCTGAGAGAAAAGATCCAGCCGGAGATCATGGAACTGATCAAGCAGCAGAGGCTCAACAGGCTGTGTGAGGGCACTTGCTTCAGGAAAATCAGCAGTCGCAGGAGGCAAG ATAAGTTTTGGTACTGCCGTCTGTCTCCGAATCATAAAGTCCTGCACTACGGAGATCTGGAAGAGAGCCCTCAGGGCGAGGTGCCCCATGACTCTTTACAGGACAAAC TGCCTGTGGCTGATATCAAAGCTGTTATCACTGGCAAAGACTGTCCTcacatgaaggaaaagggagccCTGAAGCAAAACAag GAGGTGTTAGAGCTGGCCTTCTCTGTCCTCTACGAGTCGGACGAATACTTAAATTTTATCGCTCCTGACAAGCATGAG TATTGTGTGTGGACAGATGGTCTGAATGCCCTCCTGGGTAAGGAGATGACCAGCGAATACACCAAATCTGACATGGACACCCTGCTCTCTATGGAGATGAAGCTTCGCCTCTTGGATCTAGAGAACATCCAGATTCCAGAGGCCCCGCCCCCGATTCCCAAAGAGCCTAGCAACTATGACTTCGTTTACGACTGTAACTAG